The following coding sequences lie in one Deltaproteobacteria bacterium genomic window:
- a CDS encoding hybrid sensor histidine kinase/response regulator, with translation MATALLAFASWCVVVLSSVAELRAGLEQRVGWLSQLHGISSGLRAQTDAGAAAELDRELFAVGREMLQSRETGDALANSIARASLELRGSLDHDTVDGRRRSDALQLVDASVKELRAENAAVSAKLGEEWDALCAIAWSAIGIAGVTTMLFGYLAIVSLPRVRADRERMRQMARRMDEMQATGRLVGHELGGPLTVVMTNLQLLRARANGPGDDEGQRLIDDALRALARATGTLQDLRASSDSAPMRAEADVQLALDDALAAVARRDGASRVQIERANVPIVRVPEPVVRRLFTDVLDAALERDGVSRDRSIRVSARDAGAFVAIEFGLPAACAPALSVPTMGRAVESIGGRFSFETRGVDAVARFELPVDGPLPAVRPIAPPVASTPGPTPAAAPAALRILLVDDDELVVASVRRVLKKHVVDAELDGRRAITRLCEGDYDLVLCDVMMPGTSGIEVFEQVARRRPEIAARFVFMSGGAVDHRVERFLAEQAPARIDKPFGSEALRSFVEMRVAALRA, from the coding sequence GTGGCGACGGCGCTGCTGGCCTTCGCGTCGTGGTGCGTCGTGGTGTTGTCGTCGGTGGCCGAGCTGCGCGCGGGGCTCGAGCAGCGCGTCGGATGGCTGTCGCAGCTGCACGGGATCAGCAGTGGCCTGCGTGCGCAGACCGACGCCGGCGCGGCCGCGGAGCTCGACCGCGAGCTGTTCGCGGTCGGCCGCGAGATGTTGCAGTCGCGCGAGACGGGTGATGCGCTGGCGAACTCGATCGCGCGGGCTTCACTCGAGCTGCGGGGCTCGCTCGATCACGACACCGTCGACGGCCGGCGCCGCAGCGATGCGCTGCAGCTGGTCGACGCTTCGGTGAAGGAGCTTCGAGCCGAGAACGCCGCCGTGTCGGCGAAGTTGGGCGAGGAGTGGGATGCGCTGTGTGCGATCGCTTGGAGTGCGATCGGCATCGCGGGCGTGACGACGATGCTGTTCGGGTATCTGGCGATCGTCTCGCTCCCGCGGGTGCGGGCAGACCGTGAGCGCATGCGCCAGATGGCGCGGCGCATGGACGAGATGCAGGCCACCGGAAGGCTGGTCGGGCACGAACTCGGAGGACCATTGACCGTGGTGATGACCAACTTGCAACTGTTGCGCGCACGCGCCAACGGCCCCGGCGACGACGAGGGACAGCGCCTCATCGATGATGCGCTGCGCGCCCTCGCGCGGGCCACCGGCACCCTGCAGGATCTCCGCGCCTCGTCCGACTCTGCGCCGATGCGGGCCGAGGCCGACGTGCAGCTCGCTCTCGACGACGCGCTCGCCGCGGTGGCGCGGCGCGACGGCGCATCACGCGTCCAGATCGAGCGTGCAAACGTACCGATCGTTCGCGTGCCCGAGCCGGTCGTGCGCCGGCTCTTCACCGACGTGCTCGACGCCGCACTCGAGCGCGACGGTGTGTCGCGCGATCGCTCGATCCGCGTGTCGGCCCGTGACGCCGGCGCGTTCGTGGCGATCGAGTTCGGCCTGCCGGCGGCCTGTGCCCCGGCGCTCTCGGTGCCCACCATGGGGCGCGCGGTGGAGTCGATCGGCGGTCGCTTCTCGTTCGAGACCCGCGGCGTCGATGCGGTCGCGCGCTTCGAGCTGCCGGTCGACGGGCCGCTGCCCGCGGTGCGCCCGATTGCGCCGCCGGTCGCGTCCACCCCCGGGCCCACGCCCGCCGCGGCCCCGGCCGCGCTACGCATCCTGCTGGTCGACGATGACGAGCTGGTGGTGGCGTCGGTGCGGCGGGTGCTCAAGAAGCACGTCGTCGACGCAGAGCTCGATGGCCGGCGCGCCATCACGCGCCTGTGCGAGGGCGACTACGACCTCGTGCTGTGCGACGTGATGATGCCCGGCACCAGCGGCATCGAGGTCTTCGAGCAGGTCGCGCGACGACGGCCCGAGATCGCCGCGCGTTTCGTCTTCATGAGCGGCGGCGCGGTCGACCATCGCGTCGAGCGCTTCCTCGCCGAGCAGGCCCCCGCGCGAATCGACAAGCCGTTCGGTAGCGAGGCGCTGCGCAGCTTCGTCGAGATGCGCGTGGCGGCGCTGCGCGCGTGA
- a CDS encoding RNA-binding protein produces MSKKLFVGGLSWGTTDDRLKEAFGRFGEVTEAKIITDRETGRSRGFGFVTYAEPAAAEQAIKELDGQELDGRTIRVNEAQNQTRPRGGGGPRDGGPPRSFGGNDRGPRGGAPAGDRDRGGGGPGRDRDRDRDRDRDFGDFGDDGGGRRGRGARR; encoded by the coding sequence ATGTCGAAGAAACTGTTTGTCGGCGGGCTGTCCTGGGGCACCACCGACGATCGGCTCAAGGAGGCCTTCGGGCGCTTCGGCGAGGTGACCGAGGCGAAGATCATCACGGACCGAGAGACGGGGCGCTCTCGGGGCTTCGGCTTCGTCACCTACGCAGAGCCCGCGGCGGCCGAGCAGGCGATCAAAGAGCTCGACGGGCAAGAGCTCGACGGGCGCACGATCCGGGTGAACGAAGCGCAGAACCAGACGCGCCCGCGTGGCGGTGGTGGGCCCCGCGACGGTGGTCCTCCGCGCAGCTTCGGCGGCAACGATCGCGGACCCCGTGGCGGCGCACCGGCGGGTGATCGCGATCGCGGCGGTGGCGGTCCTGGACGCGATCGTGATCGCGATCGTGATCGTGATCGTGACTTCGGCGACTTCGGTGACGACGGTGGCGGCCGACGTGGCCGCGGCGCACGTCGCTGA
- a CDS encoding UTP--glucose-1-phosphate uridylyltransferase: MELRPSVAHHAFDRVAFDELRARVSTGALDPAANRLTQAPTPLATPPLDLADPSARAQRTELGLDALRAGKVAVLVLGGGMATRFGGGAKGVVPVVDGAPNSSFLAIKLAEVRERAKAIGGAIPVVLMFSFATEAASRAHVDAIDWAGLAPADRLWFSQSIMPRVLPDGTPLASLPEAADFDDDTLYAAPGHGDTLARLVGSGTLAALRERGVEHILVSNVDNVGASLDPLVLGAHLQGGADVSVEVVRRIAGDAGGCVACLPGGRPAIIEGFRLPLGTDLADYPHFNTNTLWLRTSAMDRSFPLSWFAVRKKIAWPSGGEREVVQFEQLIGQVTEFVPSAFLDVDRDTRFLPIKTRDDLAAARPRLEAFARAVGLA; encoded by the coding sequence GTGGAACTCCGCCCGTCCGTCGCCCATCACGCCTTCGATCGCGTCGCGTTCGACGAGCTGCGCGCCCGCGTCAGCACCGGTGCGCTCGACCCCGCGGCCAATCGCCTGACCCAGGCCCCGACGCCGCTCGCGACCCCGCCGCTCGACCTCGCCGACCCCAGCGCGAGGGCGCAACGCACCGAGCTGGGCCTCGACGCCCTGCGGGCCGGCAAGGTCGCGGTGCTCGTGCTCGGCGGTGGCATGGCGACGCGCTTCGGCGGCGGCGCGAAGGGGGTCGTGCCGGTGGTCGACGGCGCCCCCAACAGCAGCTTCCTCGCCATCAAGCTGGCCGAGGTCCGCGAGCGCGCGAAGGCGATCGGCGGCGCGATCCCGGTGGTGTTGATGTTCAGCTTCGCAACCGAGGCCGCCAGCCGAGCCCACGTCGATGCGATCGATTGGGCCGGGCTCGCGCCGGCCGATCGTCTCTGGTTCAGCCAGTCGATCATGCCGCGCGTGCTGCCCGACGGCACCCCGCTGGCGAGCTTGCCCGAGGCCGCGGACTTCGACGACGACACGCTGTACGCCGCGCCCGGCCACGGCGACACGCTCGCGCGGTTGGTGGGCAGCGGGACCCTCGCCGCGCTGCGCGAGCGCGGCGTCGAGCACATCCTCGTCTCCAACGTCGACAACGTCGGTGCGTCACTCGATCCCCTCGTGCTCGGCGCCCATCTGCAGGGCGGCGCTGACGTCTCGGTCGAGGTCGTGCGCCGCATCGCCGGTGACGCCGGCGGCTGCGTCGCGTGTCTTCCGGGCGGGCGCCCCGCGATCATCGAGGGCTTCCGATTGCCGCTCGGCACCGACCTCGCCGACTACCCCCACTTCAACACCAACACGCTGTGGTTGCGCACCAGCGCGATGGACCGCAGCTTCCCGCTGTCGTGGTTCGCGGTGCGCAAGAAGATCGCGTGGCCCTCGGGCGGTGAGCGCGAGGTCGTGCAGTTCGAACAGCTGATCGGGCAGGTCACCGAGTTCGTGCCCTCGGCGTTCCTCGACGTCGACCGCGACACGCGGTTCTTGCCGATCAAGACCCGTGACGATCTCGCCGCCGCCCGCCCACGGCTCGAGGCCTTCGCGCGCGCGGTCGGCCTGGCATAG
- the acs gene encoding acetate--CoA ligase encodes MTNSIVSVSKESRVFEPPAEFSREARVGSRELYDTMYRRSVEDPAGFWAELAAELHWFEAPKQVRSWEPPKARWFEGGTTNLAYNCLDRHVAAGAGDRTAIIWEGEPGEVVRLSYAELLRETSKCANALRKLGVAAGDRVVIYMGMVPEAVVAMLACARLGAIHSVIFGGFATDAVRDRVNDAGAKLIITQDGAWRRGKIVPLWENVERALASCPCVEHTLVLRRTHNPITLQSQRDHEWSQLVEGAAEHCDAVPVAAEHPLFILYTSGTTGKPKGVLHTTAGYMVGTYVSTKYVFDLQEQDVYWCTADIGWVTGHSYIVYGPLCNRATVMMYEGAPNQPGPDRLWEIIARHRVTIFYTAPTAIRAFIRWGDEHPARHDLSSLRLLGSVGEPINPEAWMWYREVIGGNRCPIVDTWWQTETGAIMMAPLPGAIAAKPGSCTLPFFGVVPKILRHDGTEASDNEGGYLVIEQTWPSMMRGIWGDEERFRETYFARYPGKYFTGDGARRDPDGYYWVMGRVDDVVNVAGHRLGTAEIESVLVAHPDVAEAAVVGRPDELKGQALVAFVTLKGGRDPDDRLREALADHVAAEIGKFARPDAIRFADALPKTRSGKIMRRLLGELAAGQAPRGDVTTLEDISVLAALRGDDE; translated from the coding sequence ATGACCAATTCGATCGTCAGTGTGTCCAAGGAATCGCGGGTATTCGAGCCACCGGCAGAGTTCTCCCGGGAGGCGCGCGTGGGCTCACGCGAGCTCTACGACACGATGTACCGCCGCAGCGTCGAAGATCCCGCCGGGTTCTGGGCCGAGCTCGCCGCCGAGCTGCACTGGTTCGAGGCGCCCAAGCAGGTGCGCAGCTGGGAGCCACCGAAGGCCCGGTGGTTCGAGGGCGGCACCACCAACCTCGCCTACAACTGCCTCGACCGGCACGTCGCGGCGGGGGCGGGCGACCGCACCGCGATCATCTGGGAGGGCGAGCCCGGTGAGGTCGTGCGGCTGAGCTACGCCGAGCTGCTGCGCGAGACCTCGAAGTGCGCCAACGCCCTGCGCAAGCTCGGGGTCGCCGCCGGCGATCGCGTGGTCATCTACATGGGCATGGTGCCCGAGGCGGTGGTCGCGATGCTGGCGTGCGCGCGCCTGGGCGCGATCCACAGCGTGATCTTCGGCGGCTTCGCGACCGATGCGGTGCGCGATCGGGTCAACGACGCCGGCGCCAAGCTCATCATCACGCAGGACGGCGCATGGCGTCGCGGCAAGATCGTGCCGCTGTGGGAGAACGTCGAGCGCGCGCTCGCATCCTGCCCCTGCGTCGAGCACACGCTGGTGCTACGCCGGACCCACAATCCCATCACGCTGCAGTCACAGCGGGACCACGAGTGGTCACAGCTGGTCGAGGGCGCCGCCGAGCACTGCGACGCGGTGCCGGTCGCGGCCGAGCACCCGCTGTTCATCCTCTACACCTCGGGCACCACCGGCAAGCCCAAGGGCGTGCTGCACACCACCGCCGGCTACATGGTCGGCACCTACGTCTCGACCAAGTACGTGTTCGACCTGCAGGAGCAGGATGTCTACTGGTGCACCGCCGACATCGGCTGGGTGACCGGCCACAGCTACATCGTGTACGGGCCGCTGTGCAACCGGGCGACCGTGATGATGTACGAGGGCGCGCCGAACCAGCCCGGGCCCGATCGCCTGTGGGAGATCATCGCGCGCCACCGCGTGACCATCTTCTACACGGCACCGACGGCGATCCGCGCGTTCATCCGCTGGGGCGACGAGCACCCTGCGCGCCACGACCTGTCGTCGCTGCGCCTGCTCGGCAGCGTCGGCGAGCCGATCAACCCCGAGGCGTGGATGTGGTACCGCGAGGTCATCGGTGGCAACCGCTGCCCCATCGTGGACACCTGGTGGCAGACCGAGACCGGCGCGATCATGATGGCGCCGCTGCCCGGTGCGATCGCGGCCAAGCCCGGCTCGTGCACCCTGCCGTTCTTCGGCGTGGTGCCGAAGATCCTCCGCCACGACGGCACCGAGGCGAGCGACAACGAGGGCGGCTACCTCGTGATCGAGCAGACGTGGCCGTCGATGATGCGCGGCATCTGGGGCGACGAAGAGCGCTTCCGCGAGACCTACTTCGCGCGCTACCCCGGCAAGTACTTCACGGGCGACGGCGCCCGGCGCGATCCCGACGGGTACTACTGGGTGATGGGCCGCGTCGACGACGTCGTGAACGTCGCCGGCCATCGGCTGGGCACCGCGGAGATCGAGAGCGTCCTGGTCGCGCACCCGGACGTCGCCGAGGCCGCAGTGGTCGGTCGCCCCGACGAGCTCAAGGGTCAGGCCTTGGTCGCGTTCGTGACCTTGAAGGGTGGACGCGACCCCGACGACCGGCTGCGAGAGGCGCTCGCGGACCACGTCGCGGCCGAGATCGGCAAGTTCGCGCGACCCGACGCGATCCGCTTCGCCGATGCCCTGCCCAAGACGCGCAGCGGCAAGATCATGCGGCGCTTGCTGGGCGAGCTGGCGGCCGGTCAGGCGCCCCGCGGGGACGTCACGACGCTGGAGGACATCTCGGTGCTCGCGGCGCTGCGCGGCGACGACGAGTAG